One Panicum virgatum strain AP13 chromosome 9K, P.virgatum_v5, whole genome shotgun sequence genomic region harbors:
- the LOC120652357 gene encoding tubby-like F-box protein 6, with amino-acid sequence MSFRSLIQDMRDEFGSISRHTLRSRSHRSAGNASRAAAAEPSQAMDQSCWSQLPPELLREVLVRIEASESWWPARKDVVSCAGVCRTWRGIMKEAVRVPEVSGKLTFPISLKQPGPRDGTLKCFIRRNRTTQTYYLYIGLTEALADDGKFLLAARKCRKPTCTDYLISLDKVDMSKGSSTYIGKLRSNFLGTKFTVYDAHPPYDGAVVSKSRSARVIGLNQVSPRIPAGNYPVSHISYELNVLGSRGPRRMNCVMDSIPASAVEEGGKAPTQTEFPLSSLDSFPSIPFFRSKSARIDTASQSSTQKEDRLVLKNKSPRWHEQLQCWCLNFRGRVTVASVKNFQLVASDDNGSGSQENDKVILQFGNIGKDLFTMDYRYPISAFQAFSICLSSFDTKIACE; translated from the exons ATGTCCTTCAGGAGCCTGATTCAGGACATGAGGGACGAGTTCGGGAGCATCTCGCGGCACACCCTGCGGTCCCGGTCCCACCGGTCTGCCGGGAACGCGTCGCGGGCCGCTGCCGCGGAGCCGTCGCAGGCCATGGATCAGAGCTGCTGGTCGCAGCTGCCCCCCGAGCTCCTGCGGGAGGTGCTAGTGAGGATCGAGGCGTCGGAGAGCTGGTGGCCGGCCCGCAAGGACGTCGTGTCATGCGCCGGCGTCTGCCGGACCTGGAGGGGCATCATGAAGGAGGCCGTGCGCGTCCCCGAGGTGTCAGGGAAACTCACGTTCCCCATCTCGCTCAAGCAG CCTGGCCCAAGGGATGGCACTCTTAAATGTTTCATCAGGAGGAACCGGACTACTCAGACATATTATCTGTATATTGGACTGACAGAAG CATTGGCAGATGATGGAAAGTTTTTACTTGCTGCACGCAAATGCCGGAAGCCCACATGTACAGACTACCTAATTTCTCTTGACAAGGTTGATATGTCAAAGGGAAGCAGCACCTACATTGGCAAGCTAAG ATCAAACTTTCTTGGAACAAAGTTCACTGTCTATGATGCTCATCCACCATATGATGGTGCAGTGGTCTCAAAGAGTCGCTCTGCACGTGTGATTGGTTTGAACCAGGTCTCCCCCAGAATTCCTGCTGGGAATTATCCTGTTTCACATATTTCGTATGAGCTGAATGTTCTGGGATCCAG AGGTCCAAGAAGGATGAACTGTGTTATGGATTCAATTCCTGCATCAGCCGTTGAGGAAGGAGGGAAAGCTCCAACACAGACCGAATTTCCTCTTAGCAGCCTTGACTCTTTCCCATCAATTCCATTCTTCAGATCTAAATCAGCTCGGATAGACACAGCTTCGCAATCATCCACTCAGAAGGAAGATAGGCTAGTGCTGAAGAATAAGTCTCCTAGGTGGCATGAACAACTGCAGTGTTGGTGCCTGAATTTCCGTGGTCGGGTCACTGTTGCCTCGGTGAAAAACTTTCAGCTGGTGGCTTCAGATGACAACGGATCAGGTAGCCAGGAGAATGACAAAGTGATTCTCCAGTTTGGAAACATTGGGAAGGACTTGTTCACCATGGACTACCGTTATCCAATATCTGCATTTCAAGCTTTTTCAATTTGTCTGAGCAGTTTCGATACCAAAATAGCCTGTGAATGA
- the LOC120652358 gene encoding inactive beta-amylase 9-like gives MEAVLMQRAAAARWGFVGEAATGGAGQQPAGVFRLGAARRAPGGAVRASRLGGPVRAHVSEERSREAAGEAVAVAEEEDAVRLFVGLPADVVVSDGRGVSRPRAVSAALRALSLLGVDGVELPVSWAAVQPGSGGWFEWAGSRAVAAMVRDAGLDLRVSLRTDGDAVPEWVADAAAADPDVLFTDRNGHRREGCLSFAVDELPVLVGKSPLEAYEAFFRSFADEFKDLLGSTITDVTVSLGPNGELRYPSYPPGSNGADGYSGAGEFQCYDKYTLARLKRHAESSGQPLWGLSGPHDGPRYDESPESSAFFREPGGSWESAYGEFFLSWYAGELLVHGDRVLAAASRAFGGQPVELSARVPLLRGSSRPAEAAAGLHGGYGPVAAMFARRGCTVIACGVGARLDPPAEEALARVKGACAEHGARLAAESAPLAVARDGAVSAGVWLSAGRTRPRQFTYQRMGADFFSPGHWPLFVQFVRALECPEEAHADDLPGGERLTVPSASAAQEDARAVQTV, from the exons ATGGAGGCCGTGCTgatgcagcgggcggcggcggcgaggtgggggtTCGTAGGGGAGGCGGCGACGGGTGGCGCCGGGCAGCAGCCGGCCGGCGTTTTCCGGctcggtgcggcgcggcgcgcaccCGGCGGGGCCGTCCGGGCCAGCAGGCTTGGGGGTCCCGTGCGGGCGCACGTCTCGGAGGAGCGGAGCagggaggccgccggcgaggcggtggcggtggcggaggaggaggacgctgTGAGGCTGTTCGTGGGCCTCCCCGCGGACGTGGTGGTCTCGGACGGGCGCGGGGTGAGCCGCCCAAGGGCCGtctcggcggcgctgcgcgcgcTCAGTCTgctcggcgtcgacggcgtggaGCTGCCGGTGTCCTGGGCCGCCGTGCAGCCCGGGTCCGGGGGCTGGTTCGAGTGGGCCGGgtcccgcgccgtcgccgccatggtCCGCGACGCGGGGCTCGACCTCCGCGTCTCGCTCCGCACCGACGGCGACGCGGTCCCCGAGTGGGTggccgacgccgcggccgccgaccccgaCGTCCTCTTCACCGATCGCAACGGGCACCGCCGCGAAGGGTGCCTCTCCTTCGCCGTCGACGAGCTCCCGGTGCTCGTCGGCAAGTCCCCGCTCGAGGCCTACGAGGCCTTCTTCCGCAGCTTCGCTGACGAGTTCAAGGACCTCCTGGGGTCAACCATCACG GATGTGACTGTGAGCCTGGGTCCCAACGGCGAGCTCCGGTACCCGTCGTACCCGCCGGGGAGCAACGGCGCCGACGGCTACTCCGGCGCGGGCGAGTTCCAGTGCTACGATAAGTACACGCTGGCCCGGCTGAAGCGTCACGCCGAGTCGTCCGGGCAGCCGCTGTGGGGCCTGTCGGGCCCGCACGACGGGCCGCGGTACGACGAGTCGCCGGAGTCGTCGGCCTTCTTCCGGGAGCCGGGGGGCTCGTGGGAGAGCGCGTACGGGGAGTTCTTCCTGTCCTggtacgccggcgagctcctcgtgCACGGCGACCGCGTCCTGGCCGCGGCGTCAAGGGCGTTCGGCGGCCAGCCCGTGGAGCTGTCCGCCAGGGTGCCGCTCCTGCGCGGGTCCTCGCGCCccgcggaggccgccgcgggGCTCCACGGCGGGTACGGCCCGGTGGCCGCGATGTTCGCGCGGCGCGGGTGCACGGTGATCGCGTGCGGCGTGGGGGCGCGGCTCGACCCCCCCGCGGAGGAGGCCCTGGCGCGGGTCAAGGGCGCCTGCGCGGAGCACGGCGCGCGGCTCGCCGCGGAgagcgcgccgctcgccgtggcgcgCGACGGCGCGGTGTCCGCGGGCGTCTGGCTGTCCGCCGGGCGCACCCGGCCGCGGCAGTTCACGTACCAGCGGATGGGCGCGGACTTCTTCTCGCCGGGCCACTGGCCGCTGTTCGTGCAGTTCGTGCGCGCGCTGGAGTGCCCCGAGGAGGCCCACGCGGACGACCttcccggcggcgagcggctcaCCGTAccgtccgcctccgccgcgcaggAAGATGCCAGGGCAGTGCAGACCGTGTGA
- the LOC120652360 gene encoding divinyl chlorophyllide a 8-vinyl-reductase, chloroplastic-like, protein MALLSSRLPTNTTATPASTRSTPSLGFLSFPRAATPAARRRCRGPLLASTGAAPPAPAPAAQPFRALPPSETTVLVTGATGYIGRYVVRELLRRGHRVLAVARARSGIRGRNSPEDVVADLAPAQVVFSDVTDPAVLLADLSARGPVHAAVCCLASRGGGVQDSWRVDYRATLHTLQAARGLGASHFVLLSAICVQKPLLEFQRAKLKFEEELAAEAARDPTFTYSVVRPTAFFKSLGGQVDIVKNGQPYVMFGDGKLCACKPISEDDLAAFIADCIYDEDKINQVLPIGGPGKALTPLEQGEMLFRLLGREPKFIKVPIQIMDAVIWVLDGLAKLFPGLEDAAEFGKIGRYYASESMLLLDPETGEYSDEKTPSYGKDTLEQFFERVIREGMAGQELGEQTIF, encoded by the coding sequence AtggctctcctctcctcccggcTCCCCACCAACACTACCGCCACACCGGCATCCACCCGCTCCACTCCCAGTCTCGGCTTCCTCTCCTTCCCCAGAGCCGCCACCCCCGCCgctcggcgccgctgccgggGCCCGCTCCTCGCTTCCACGGGtgctgcgccgcccgcgccggccccggcggcgcagCCCTTCCGCGCGCTGCCGCCATCCGAGACCACGGTGCTCGTCACGGGCGCCACGGGCTACATCGGCCGCTACGTGGTCCGGGAGCTCCTCCGCCGGGGCCACCGCGTGCTCGCCGTGGCGCGGGCCCGGAGCGGCATCCGCGGCCGCAACTCCCCCGAGGACGTCGTCGCGGACCTCGCCCCGGCCCAGGTCGTCTTCTCCGACGTCACCGACCCGGCCGTCCTGCTCGCGGACCTCTCCGCGCGCGggcccgtccacgccgccgTCTGCTGCCTcgccagccgcggcggcggggtgcagGACTCGTGGCGCGTCGACTACCGCGCCACGCTGCACACGCTCCAGGCCGCGCGCGGGCTGGGGGCCTCCCACTTCGTGCTCCTCTCCGCCATCTGCGTCCAGAAGCCGCTCCTCGAGTTCCAGCGCGCCAAGCTCAAGTtcgaggaggagctcgccgccgaggccgcgcgGGATCCGACCTTCACCTACAGCGTCGTCCGCCCCACGGCCTTCTTCAAGAGCCTCGGCGGCCAGGTCGACATCGTCAAGAACGGGCAGCCGTACGTCATGTTCGGCGACGGCAAGCTCTGCGCCTGCAAGCCCATCAGCGAGGATGACCTTGCCgccttcatcgccgactgcatCTACGACGAGGACAAGATCAACCAGGTGCTGCCCATCGGCGGGCCGGGGAAGGCGCTCACGCCGCTGGAGCAGGGGGAGATGCTGTTCCGGCTGCTCGGGCGCGAGCCCAAGTTCATCAAGGTGCCGATCCAGATCATGGATGCCGTCATCTGGGTGCTCGATGGACTGGCCAAGCTGTTCCCGGGGCTGGAAGACGCAGCGGAGTTCGGCAAGATTGGCAGGTACTATGCTTCGGAGAGCATGCTGTTGCTGGACCCCGAGACCGGGGAGTATAGCGACGAGAAGACGCCGAGCTACGGCAAGGACACGCTCGAGCAGTTCTTCGAAAGAGTGATAAGGGAGGGGATGGCTGGGCAGGAGCTCGGCGAGCAGACTATCTTCTAG
- the LOC120652359 gene encoding zinc finger protein CONSTANS-LIKE 13-like: MGEEEDQRKRMVGSERDQELEPRPGEEEEVKEEGAKKPAPGEAEAGDGAAAEAASCDYCGAAAAAVYCRADAARLCLPCDRHVHGANGVCSRHARAPLCADCRAAGAVLRRASSAAFLCSNCDFGRHRDGAGGGEPALHDRCAVQPYSGCPPATELAALLGVPLFDKPAAEDGGWWNIWEEPQVLSLEDLIVPTTPCHGFQPLLTPSSPKNRSISADEKMNEEILRQLGELAESDGGVQAAAGHEEAEQAGDQFPSGAPPPQYTTGHGNFGAENSHEVATMPTPGYENGSWNNNDYHVLNDACKVELTYDQAPVSSSEACLSSFVPMSEICPNRSNFSSMEENHQTNPGLGTPTQAFPKRTGFDVVPCPDRGSVILRYKEKRKTRRFDRQVRYESRKVRADGRLRIKGRFAKANQT; this comes from the exons ATGGGTGAGGAGGAGGACCAGCGGAAGCGCATGGTGGGTTCCGAGCGAGACCAGGAGCTGGAGCCGCGgccaggagaggaggaggaggtgaaggaggAGGGGGCGAAGAAACCCGCGCctggcgaggcggaggccggcgacggcgccgccgcggaggcggcgAGCTGCGACTactgcggcgccgcggcggcggcggtctactgccgcgccgacgccgccagGCTCTGCCTGCCGTGCGACCGCCACGTGCACGGCGCCAACGGGGTCTGCTCCCGCCACGCCCGCGCCCCGCTCTGCGCCgactgccgcgccgccggggccgtcctccgccgcgcctcctccgcggccttcctctgctccaactgCGACTTCGGGAGGCACcgggacggcgccggcggcggcgagccggcgctcCACGACCGCTGCGCGGTGCAGCCTTACTCCGGGTGCCCCCCGGCGAccgagctcgccgcgctccTCGGGGTGCCCCTCTTCGACAAGCCGGCCGCCGAAGACGGTGGTTGGTGGAACATCTGGGAGGAGCCGCAGGTGCTCAGCTTGGAGGATCTGATCGTGCCCACCACTCCCTGCCATGGCTTCCAGCCTCTCCTCACGCCATCATCTCCCAAG AATCGGAGCATCTCGGCGGACGAAAAGATGAACGAGGAGATCCTCCGGCAGCTGGGTGAGCTTGCAGAGTCAGATGGAGgggtgcaggcagcagcaggtcACGAGGAGGCAGAGCAAGCTGGAGATCAGTTCCCTTCGGGGGCACCGCCACCGCAGTATACCACTGGACATGGCAATTTTGGAGCAGAGAACAGCCATGAGGTCGCGACCATGCCTACTCCTGGCTATGAG AATGGCAGTTGGAACAACAATGATTATCATGTCCTAAATGATGCCTGCAAGGTCGAGCTCACATATGATCAGGCTCCGGTCAGCTCATCTGAAGCATGCTTGTCATCATTTGTTCCGATGTCGGAAATCTGCCCCAACAGGAGCAATTTTAGCAGTATGGAGGAGAACCACCAGACTAATCCTGGCCTTGGCACACCTACGCAAGCTTTCCCCAAAAGAACCGGATTTGATGTTGTGCCCTGCCCTGATCGGGGCTCGGTCATCTTGCGCTataaggagaagaggaagacaaGAAG ATTCGACAGGCAGGTTCGGTATGAATCACGCAAAGTTCGTGCTGATGGCAGGCTCAGGATCAAGGGGCGTTTTGCGAAGGCAAACCAGACATAA
- the LOC120652361 gene encoding probable nucleolar protein 5-2, producing MLVLFETPAGFALFKVLDEGKLDKVEDLWKEFTTSDSARRVVELKAFNKFENTSDALSAATLIIDSKPSKGLRKFLQKHCEGETLAVADSKLGNAIKEKLKIDCVHNGAVMELMRGLRNQLTELITGLGAQDLGPMSLGLSHSLSRYKLKFSPEKVDTMIIQAIGLLDDLDKELNTYAMRVREWYGWHFPELTKIVTDNIQYAKIVKMMGNRANAVKIDFSEILSDEDVETQLKEAAVISMGTEVSDLDLLNIRELCDQVLALSEYRAQLYEYLKSRMNTIAPNLTALVGELVGARLIAHGGSLLNLAKQPGSTIQILGAEKALFRALKTKHSTPKYGLIYHASLIGKASQKHKGKISRSLAAKTALAIRYDALGDGEDNSIGTESRLKLETRLQVLEKTEFGKSAGSAKGKPKIEAYEKDRKKGAGALITPAKAYNPAADVFLGKFTEETPKKSELASKKRKHHDVETAPPTEPAAEAIQEDGDQEKKKKKKKYKETEETPVADADGEKKKKKKSKENEEEPAVSTAEGRKKKKKKSDADGEDVSMQAEESGKKEKKKKKKKHADDE from the exons ATGTTGGTGCTATTCGAGACCCCCGCGGGGTTCGCCCTCTTCAAGGTGCTGGATGAGGGGAAGCTCGACAAGGTCGAG GATCTATGGAAGGAGTTCACAACATCGGACTCGGCAAGAAGG GTGGTTGAGCTGAAGGCTTTCAACAAGTTTGAGAACACATCTGACGCTCTCTCTGCTGCAACCCTAATTATTGATAGCAAGCCTAGCAAGGGTCTGCGCAAGTTCTTGCAGAAGCACTGCGAGGGTGAAACATTAGCTGTTGCTGATTCTAAGCTTGGAAATGCTATAAAGGAAAAGCTG AAAATTGACTGCGTTCACAACGGTGCTGTGATGGAGCTGATGAGAGGGCTGAGAAATCAGCTCACTGAGCTTATAACTGGGCTGGGTGCACAAGACCTTGGTCCGATGAGCTTGGGACTGTCACACAGCCTGTCTAGGTATAAGCTGAAGTTCAGTCCTGAGAAG GTTGATACCATGATCATTCAGGCCATTGGCTTATTGGATGATCTTGACAAAGAGCTTAACACTTATGCTATGAGGGTTCGTGAATGGTATGGTTGGCACTTTCCAGAGCTCACTAAAATAGTCACAGATAATATACAGTATGCAAAAATTGTGAAGATGATGGGCAACAGAGCTAATGCAGTCAAAATTGATTTCTCTGAG ATACTGTCAGATGAAGATGTAGAAACACAGCTAAAGGAGGCAGCAGTAATATCCATGGGAACAGAAGTTAGTGACCTTGACCTGTTAAATATCAGAGAGCTATGCGATCAAGTATTGGCTCTTTCTGAGTACAGAGCGCAGCTGTACGAGTATTTAAAAAGCAGGATGAACACTATTGCACCAAATCTGACCGCACTCGTGGGTGAATTAGTTGGTGCTCGCCTTATTGCACATGGTGGCAGTTTGCTAAATTTAGCCAAGCAGCCTGGCAGCACAATTCAGATACTTGGTGCAGAGAAG GCTTTATTCAGAGCTCTAAAGACGAAGCATTCTACACCTAAGTATGGCCTCATCTACCATGCATCCTTAATTGGCAAGGCATCTCAAAAGCACAAGGGAAAGATCTCTCGTTCTCTTGCTGCGAAAACTGCTCTTGCCATCCGATATGATGCCCTTGGTGATGGTGAGGACAACTCCATTGGCACGGAGAGTCGGCTCAAG CTTGAGACACGGCTTCAAGTTCTTGAGAAAACAGAATTTGGGAAATCTGCTGGTTCCGCAAAGGGAAAGCCCAAGATAGAAGCGTATGAAAAGGACAGGAAGAAGGGTGCTGGGGCTTTAATTACTCCTGCTAAG GCATACAACCCTGCTGCTGATGTTTTTCTTGGAAAATTCACTGAAGAAACACCTAAGAAGTCTGAATTGGCTTCAAAGAAGAGGAAACATCATGATGTGGAGACTGCACCGCCAACAGAGCCTGCCGCTGAAGCAATCCAGGAGGATGGTGaccaggagaagaagaaaaagaagaagaagtatAAGGAAACTGAGGAGACTCCTgtggctgatgctgatggtgagaagaaaaagaaaaagaagtctAAGGAGAACGAGGAGGAGCCTGCTGTGTCAACTGCTGAAggcaggaagaagaagaagaagaaatctgaTGCAGACGGTGAGGATGTTTCAATGCAAGCTGAGGAGTCCggtaagaaagaaaagaagaaaaagaagaaaaagcacGCTGATGATGAGTGA